Proteins encoded in a region of the Streptomyces akebiae genome:
- a CDS encoding DoxX family protein produces the protein MQAVLAAMFVMAGVMKSTQPKAKLVGRLPWTADFSQGTVRFIGVVEFAAALGLVLPAATGIAPY, from the coding sequence GTGCAGGCTGTGCTGGCCGCCATGTTCGTCATGGCCGGTGTCATGAAGTCCACGCAGCCCAAGGCCAAGCTGGTCGGCCGGCTGCCCTGGACCGCCGACTTCTCCCAGGGCACCGTCCGCTTCATCGGCGTCGTGGAGTTCGCCGCAGCCCTCGGGCTGGTCCTGCCCGCGGCCACCGGCATAGCCCCGTACTGA
- a CDS encoding NAD(P)-dependent oxidoreductase codes for MRVTVFGASGAIGRLVVQRLLGDGHQVTALVRTPAKLALVHSHLTVVTGQLADRDAVEQAVSGADAVISALGPKVDRFIGLATPSLRGCAALSRTGSRCRSSSRTSMCAVVRVWWSAEQLRSSFAFRSTVTSYCHAHGRTRCSPCHPRGLRRRCRHLRGAVPRLAG; via the coding sequence ATGCGTGTCACCGTCTTCGGCGCGTCCGGCGCCATCGGCCGCCTGGTCGTCCAGCGGCTCCTGGGCGACGGCCACCAGGTCACCGCCCTGGTCCGCACCCCGGCCAAGCTCGCCCTCGTCCACTCCCATCTCACGGTCGTCACCGGGCAGTTGGCCGACCGCGATGCCGTCGAGCAGGCCGTCAGTGGCGCCGACGCCGTGATCAGCGCGCTCGGCCCGAAGGTGGACCGATTCATCGGCCTGGCCACGCCCTCATTGCGTGGCTGCGCAGCCCTGTCGCGGACAGGCAGCCGCTGCCGTTCTTCGTCGCGGACCTCCATGTGTGCCGTCGTCCGTGTGTGGTGGAGCGCCGAACAGCTCCGATCGTCCTTTGCGTTCCGCTCCACGGTCACGAGCTACTGTCACGCGCATGGTCGAACACGATGCTCTCCGTGCCACCCGCGAGGCCTACGACGCCGCTGCCGTCACCTACGCGGAGCTGTTCCGCGACTCGCTGGGTGA
- a CDS encoding class II glutamine amidotransferase, whose amino-acid sequence MCRWLAYSGTPILLDTILYGPTHSLIDQSLHSRLGVETTNGDGFGIGWYTPGLETPAVFRDVGPAWSNRNLREIADHVSSPLFFAHIRASTGTAVQQTNSHPFRHGRWMWMHNGAIADFHLLRRDLSLAVDPELFGGIEGSTDSELMFRLALTYGLEDDPPGAVARMAGLVEQIGHEHGVEYPLQMTVAVTDGQSLWAFRYSSQKTSRSLFYSTRVETLRSLHPDVAFLREVSDDTRLIVSEPLGDLPGAWNEVPESSYGMVRPGADLLRPFAPQPVAGRTRV is encoded by the coding sequence ATGTGCCGGTGGCTCGCCTACTCGGGAACGCCCATCCTGCTCGACACCATTCTCTACGGGCCGACGCACTCCCTCATCGACCAGAGTCTGCACTCACGGCTGGGCGTGGAGACCACCAACGGTGACGGGTTCGGCATCGGCTGGTACACGCCGGGTCTGGAGACCCCCGCGGTCTTCCGCGACGTCGGTCCGGCCTGGAGCAACCGCAACCTGCGGGAGATCGCCGACCATGTCAGCTCCCCGCTGTTCTTCGCCCACATCCGGGCCTCGACGGGTACGGCGGTGCAGCAGACCAACAGCCACCCGTTCCGGCACGGCCGCTGGATGTGGATGCACAACGGGGCGATCGCCGACTTCCATCTGTTGCGACGGGACCTCTCCCTGGCCGTCGACCCGGAGCTCTTCGGCGGCATCGAGGGGTCCACGGACTCCGAGCTGATGTTCCGCCTGGCGCTGACCTACGGTCTGGAGGACGACCCTCCGGGTGCCGTCGCGCGGATGGCGGGCCTGGTGGAGCAGATCGGTCACGAGCACGGGGTGGAGTACCCGCTGCAGATGACGGTGGCCGTCACGGACGGCCAGTCGCTGTGGGCCTTCCGCTACTCCAGTCAGAAGACGTCACGCTCGCTGTTCTACAGCACCCGCGTGGAGACGCTGCGCTCGCTCCACCCCGACGTGGCCTTCCTGCGGGAGGTCTCCGACGACACCCGCCTCATCGTCTCCGAGCCCCTGGGCGACCTACCCGGCGCCTGGAACGAGGTGCCCGAGAGCAGCTACGGCATGGTCCGGCCCGGCGCGGACCTGCTGCGCCCCTTCGCCCCGCAGCCCGTGGCGGGCAGAACCCGGGTGTGA
- a CDS encoding intradiol ring-cleavage dioxygenase, whose translation MTTEFTTRITEAVVASLDGTADPRLRELLTALTRHLHAFVRETGPTTAEWERAIAFLTATGQACTGTRQEFVLLSDVLGVSMLVETINSDERGGATESTVLGPFHMTESPVRELGADIDLVGGGEACVISGRVLSGDGTPLPGANLDVWQANAEGYYDVQQPDVQPAGNGRGLFTTDDEGRFWFRTCVPSPYPIPTDGPVGDLLRATARHPFRPAHIHFIASAEGHTPVTTHIFVAGSDHLDSDAVFAVKESLVQDFTETDDPSLARRFGIPNPFRHARFDLVLNPRDVPAEHHPEQS comes from the coding sequence ATGACCACCGAATTCACCACCCGCATCACCGAGGCGGTCGTCGCCAGCCTCGACGGCACGGCCGATCCGCGCCTGCGTGAGCTGCTGACCGCCCTCACCCGCCATCTCCACGCCTTCGTCCGCGAGACCGGGCCCACGACGGCGGAGTGGGAGCGGGCGATCGCCTTCCTCACGGCGACCGGGCAGGCCTGCACGGGCACCCGGCAGGAGTTCGTCCTCCTGTCGGACGTCCTCGGTGTCTCGATGCTCGTCGAGACGATCAACAGCGACGAGCGCGGGGGCGCGACCGAGTCGACGGTCCTCGGCCCCTTCCACATGACCGAGTCCCCGGTCCGGGAACTCGGCGCCGACATCGACCTGGTCGGCGGCGGCGAAGCGTGCGTGATCAGCGGACGCGTACTGTCCGGGGACGGCACCCCGCTGCCCGGCGCGAACCTCGATGTCTGGCAGGCGAACGCCGAGGGCTACTACGACGTCCAGCAACCCGACGTACAACCGGCGGGCAACGGCCGCGGACTGTTCACGACGGACGACGAGGGCCGCTTCTGGTTCCGCACCTGTGTGCCGAGCCCGTACCCCATCCCCACGGACGGCCCCGTCGGCGACCTCCTCCGGGCGACCGCCCGGCACCCCTTCCGGCCGGCGCACATCCACTTCATCGCCTCGGCCGAGGGGCACACGCCGGTCACCACGCACATCTTCGTGGCCGGCAGCGACCACCTCGACTCGGACGCGGTCTTCGCGGTCAAGGAGAGCCTCGTCCAGGACTTCACGGAGACCGACGACCCGTCGCTGGCACGGCGGTTCGGCATCCCGAACCCGTTCCGCCACGCCCGCTTCGACCTCGTGCTCAACCCGCGGGACGTACCGGCCGAGCACCACCCGGAGCAGTCGTGA
- a CDS encoding TetR/AcrR family transcriptional regulator: protein MTSPPSDQTPCQQPGTGLRADAERNRDRILDAARRLYATEGLGVSMASVAREAGVGKATLGRRFATREELVNAVFADRMDAYVDAVTEALADPDPWHGFIGYLHGVCAMQAADRGFADVLTMTFPAAKALEARRAEAYDRLLELITRAKNTGHLRDDFTHQDVVILLIANAGVVTATGDAAPDTWRRLVAHMIRSYAAPGAPIPPLPEAPKPTALYRAMVRLSQTGPGTA, encoded by the coding sequence ATGACCTCCCCGCCTTCCGACCAGACGCCATGCCAACAGCCCGGCACGGGACTGCGCGCCGACGCGGAGCGCAACCGCGACCGCATCCTGGACGCGGCCCGCCGCCTCTACGCCACCGAAGGGCTCGGCGTGTCCATGGCCTCCGTCGCCCGCGAGGCCGGCGTCGGCAAAGCCACCCTCGGCCGACGCTTCGCCACCCGGGAGGAACTCGTCAACGCGGTCTTCGCCGACCGCATGGACGCGTACGTCGACGCCGTCACCGAGGCGCTCGCCGACCCCGACCCCTGGCACGGCTTCATCGGCTACCTCCACGGCGTCTGCGCCATGCAGGCCGCAGACCGCGGCTTCGCCGACGTCCTGACCATGACCTTCCCCGCCGCCAAGGCCTTGGAAGCCCGCCGCGCCGAGGCGTACGACCGGCTGCTCGAACTCATCACCCGCGCCAAGAACACCGGGCACCTGCGTGATGACTTCACCCACCAGGACGTCGTCATCCTGCTCATCGCCAACGCCGGAGTCGTCACCGCCACCGGCGACGCCGCCCCCGACACCTGGCGCCGCCTCGTCGCCCACATGATCCGCTCCTACGCCGCGCCCGGCGCACCGATCCCTCCACTGCCCGAAGCCCCGAAGCCCACCGCCCTCTACCGCGCCATGGTCCGCCTCTCACAAACCGGCCCGGGCACCGCCTAG
- a CDS encoding maleylacetate reductase, translated as MEFVYEAPPARVVMRPGASVTAVPGEAERLGLRSLLVVCGPRGAETARAVARALGDACAGVFARARQHVPVEVADEAVGAARDAGADGCVAVGGGSAIGLGKAIALRTELPLIAVPSTYSGSEMTPVWGLTEHGAKRTGRAPAVLPRSVVYDPELTLTLPVPLSVTSGINAVAHAAEALYAPDASPLVSLTAEEGVRAMAGALPGVAADPGDLEARGRALYGAWLCGTALGATTMGLHHKLCHVLGGTFGLPHAETHTVVLPYALAYNAPAAPEAMTALARALTTDDAVQALRDLSGSLGAPRSLAELGLAEADLATAAALVTAQAYANPRPVTTADALEILRAAYGGDRPPAWS; from the coding sequence ATGGAGTTCGTGTACGAGGCGCCGCCCGCGCGGGTCGTGATGCGCCCCGGCGCGTCGGTGACGGCGGTGCCGGGAGAGGCCGAACGGCTCGGACTGCGCAGCCTGTTGGTGGTCTGCGGACCGAGGGGCGCCGAGACCGCACGGGCTGTCGCACGGGCGCTCGGCGACGCGTGCGCCGGAGTGTTCGCGCGGGCTCGCCAGCACGTGCCGGTGGAAGTCGCCGACGAGGCGGTCGGCGCGGCCCGGGACGCGGGCGCGGACGGCTGCGTGGCGGTCGGTGGCGGCTCGGCCATCGGACTGGGCAAGGCGATCGCACTGCGCACCGAACTGCCGCTGATCGCCGTGCCGTCCACCTACTCCGGCTCCGAGATGACCCCGGTCTGGGGCCTGACCGAGCACGGCGCCAAGCGCACCGGCCGCGCTCCGGCGGTCCTGCCGCGCAGCGTCGTCTACGACCCCGAACTCACCCTCACCCTCCCGGTGCCCCTCTCCGTGACCAGCGGCATCAACGCCGTCGCGCACGCCGCCGAGGCCCTGTACGCGCCGGACGCCTCGCCGCTGGTGTCGCTGACGGCGGAGGAGGGCGTCCGGGCCATGGCCGGCGCGCTCCCCGGTGTGGCGGCCGACCCCGGGGACCTGGAGGCGCGCGGCCGTGCCCTCTACGGCGCCTGGCTCTGCGGCACCGCGCTCGGCGCGACCACGATGGGACTGCACCACAAGCTGTGCCACGTCCTCGGTGGCACCTTCGGCCTCCCGCACGCCGAGACCCACACGGTCGTCCTCCCGTACGCCCTCGCCTACAACGCCCCGGCCGCCCCCGAAGCCATGACGGCCCTCGCCCGAGCGCTCACCACCGACGACGCCGTCCAGGCCCTCCGGGACCTGTCGGGCAGCCTCGGAGCCCCCCGATCCCTGGCGGAACTCGGCCTCGCCGAAGCCGACTTGGCGACGGCCGCCGCCCTGGTGACGGCACAGGCGTACGCCAACCCGCGCCCGGTCACCACGGCGGACGCCCTGGAGATCCTGAGAGCGGCCTACGGCGGCGATCGGCCTCCGGCGTGGTCCTGA
- a CDS encoding beta propeller repeat protein, which produces MARRLLVTVLAATMTLLALMTAAAADPMTAAAADPLSWRHVPVPPEVRPQAGLNEAVAFGPDRAWAVGADAVGREAPGFPLVLRWDGTAWQRHTLPGIGWQGELLSIAATSPTAVWAVGRDSAGGARLLRHDGTVWRESRPPSGVVLTKAVAGGGETWLIGSRDGAQVLLRWDGRGWRDLPVPPGAVHGLHILAADDVWAAGATVSGAAVSHWDGQTWQQTIVDGFPRSAVGSVLAVSPTEVWAGGTAGFVGGPVGRPIPPLLVRFDGQTWNRATVPTDFGGITSLTPTTTGALGWVAVSRSQKWGPPGSYPPFVSGPDLLAWDGQAFTGYDEPTVAGEGDSSLLRLAPVPGTESVWSVGRADGPEGTFAPRVLRFG; this is translated from the coding sequence ATGGCACGCAGACTTCTCGTCACCGTGCTCGCCGCCACCATGACCCTCTTGGCCCTCATGACCGCCGCCGCGGCGGACCCCATGACCGCCGCCGCGGCGGACCCCCTGTCCTGGCGACATGTTCCGGTGCCGCCCGAGGTACGCCCGCAGGCCGGGTTGAACGAGGCCGTGGCGTTCGGGCCGGACCGGGCGTGGGCGGTGGGCGCCGACGCCGTGGGGCGCGAGGCGCCGGGCTTCCCCCTGGTCCTGCGCTGGGACGGAACCGCGTGGCAGCGTCACACGCTGCCCGGGATCGGCTGGCAGGGAGAGCTGCTGTCGATCGCCGCGACCTCACCGACCGCGGTCTGGGCGGTCGGGCGGGACTCGGCGGGAGGCGCCCGTCTGCTCCGTCACGACGGCACCGTCTGGCGCGAGAGCCGCCCACCGAGCGGTGTCGTCCTGACCAAGGCCGTCGCCGGTGGCGGTGAGACCTGGCTGATCGGTTCCCGGGACGGCGCCCAGGTACTGCTGCGCTGGGACGGGCGAGGCTGGCGCGACCTGCCGGTGCCGCCGGGAGCGGTGCACGGCCTGCACATCCTGGCGGCCGACGACGTCTGGGCCGCGGGAGCCACCGTCTCCGGCGCGGCCGTGTCGCACTGGGACGGGCAGACGTGGCAGCAGACGATCGTGGACGGGTTCCCGCGCTCGGCCGTCGGCAGCGTGCTGGCGGTCTCGCCGACGGAGGTGTGGGCGGGCGGCACGGCCGGGTTCGTGGGCGGCCCGGTGGGACGGCCGATTCCGCCGTTGCTGGTCCGCTTCGACGGTCAGACGTGGAACCGGGCGACCGTGCCCACCGACTTCGGCGGGATCACGTCACTGACGCCCACCACGACCGGTGCGCTGGGCTGGGTCGCGGTGTCCCGGTCCCAGAAGTGGGGCCCGCCGGGCAGCTACCCGCCGTTCGTCTCCGGGCCGGACCTCCTCGCCTGGGACGGCCAGGCGTTCACCGGGTACGACGAGCCGACGGTGGCGGGGGAGGGCGACTCCTCGCTGCTGCGCCTGGCGCCGGTGCCGGGCACGGAGTCGGTGTGGTCGGTCGGCCGTGCCGACGGACCCGAGGGCACGTTCGCGCCGAGAGTCCTGCGGTTCGGCTGA
- a CDS encoding class I SAM-dependent methyltransferase has translation MVEHDALRATREAYDAAAVTYAELFRDSLGERPLDRAMLSAFAEVVRATGRGRVADLGCGPGHVTAHLVESGLAAFGVDASPAMIESARRAHPGLRFDVGSMAALDIQDGELDGVLARWSVIHTPPRELPVLLAEFHRVLTPGGHLLIGFSATDGPAHPTQVFDHAVAPAYRWSPDHLAALLRESGLAEVARLVREPEPTDRRQFQEVHLLARKAVTASA, from the coding sequence ATGGTCGAACACGATGCTCTCCGTGCCACCCGCGAGGCCTACGACGCCGCTGCCGTCACCTACGCGGAGCTGTTCCGCGACTCGCTGGGTGAACGTCCCCTGGATCGCGCCATGTTGAGCGCCTTTGCCGAGGTGGTCCGCGCGACCGGGCGTGGTCGGGTCGCGGATCTGGGGTGCGGGCCCGGCCATGTCACCGCTCATCTGGTCGAGTCGGGGCTTGCGGCCTTCGGCGTCGATGCCTCCCCCGCGATGATCGAGTCGGCTCGGCGGGCCCATCCGGGGCTGCGGTTCGACGTGGGCTCGATGGCCGCGTTGGACATCCAGGACGGCGAGCTGGACGGTGTCCTCGCACGCTGGTCCGTCATCCACACTCCACCTCGGGAACTCCCTGTCCTGCTGGCCGAGTTCCATCGGGTGTTGACACCCGGCGGCCACCTGCTGATCGGCTTCTCGGCGACCGACGGCCCGGCCCACCCGACGCAGGTCTTCGACCACGCCGTCGCGCCGGCCTACCGGTGGTCGCCCGATCACCTCGCCGCGCTGCTGCGCGAGTCCGGGCTGGCCGAGGTCGCCCGGCTGGTGCGTGAGCCGGAGCCCACCGACCGACGGCAGTTCCAGGAGGTCCATCTGCTCGCCCGCAAAGCGGTGACAGCGTCCGCCTGA
- a CDS encoding helix-turn-helix domain-containing protein, which produces MTTAEHRPVAPALASLRRARESFLEGRRLPDGVPEEIVAAWRRARFFGVRHDGVRHDGVRSDDDRPDGGRPGDDRSDGVRPEEGRPDGVRPEESDLLAAARPVLERLSPAVGTGGTALLLTDERLRVLWATGCAPGDPCREDLSEQVVGHNSAALALRTRRRAEVHGPEHFLDLWQDVSAVSVPVLGPETGRTVGTVTVTSELCAECAPHPWASLAEAAAGAVEAELLARSRPAERVLLDAYLRAARERGQAVVALDGRNRLVSEAAARLLSPEGLEALERGVVALLRDVDGRAAAVSAGDPAQGESVAGTGMDTAAGTAAGTGTAAGTGTGTAADAYRVRLPDGVRCSATVAPVSHRGAVIGAVAVLESLRADAVAPVGRGVVALAGRSVPWLHAVGRATELARSPEPLLLVGERGTGKTALAHELAPELLVVDAAEGELGSAVEALKEGHALLIRHAERLAQPDTATLNALLETAPGTPLLATYTPGAPPGPCLQRLLDTLAARSVSLPALRERPEDIRELLAALAPKPAPGQPPLTWTLDALRALERHPWPGNVTELVHVVRALAEQRRVSGPVRRAELPDHVREGPAARRLSPMEHAERSAILEALRRNGGNKARTAASLGIARATLYRKLRGYRS; this is translated from the coding sequence GTGACCACCGCAGAGCATCGCCCCGTCGCCCCCGCCCTGGCGTCGCTGCGCAGGGCCCGTGAGTCGTTCCTGGAAGGACGCCGGCTGCCGGACGGGGTGCCGGAGGAGATCGTCGCCGCCTGGAGGCGTGCCCGGTTCTTCGGCGTACGGCACGACGGCGTACGGCACGACGGCGTGCGATCTGATGACGACCGTCCCGACGGTGGACGCCCTGGTGACGACCGTTCCGACGGTGTACGGCCGGAGGAAGGGCGCCCCGACGGCGTACGACCGGAGGAGTCGGACCTGTTGGCGGCGGCCCGGCCGGTGCTCGAACGGCTGTCCCCCGCCGTGGGCACCGGGGGAACGGCGCTCCTGCTGACCGACGAGCGGCTGCGGGTGCTGTGGGCGACCGGGTGCGCCCCGGGCGACCCGTGCCGCGAGGACCTCTCCGAGCAGGTGGTCGGCCACAACAGCGCGGCGTTGGCGCTGCGTACCCGCCGTCGCGCCGAGGTGCACGGCCCGGAGCACTTCCTCGATCTGTGGCAGGACGTGTCCGCGGTCAGCGTGCCCGTGCTCGGGCCGGAGACCGGGCGGACCGTGGGCACGGTGACGGTCACCTCCGAGTTGTGCGCCGAGTGTGCTCCGCATCCGTGGGCCTCCCTCGCCGAGGCAGCCGCCGGTGCCGTGGAGGCGGAGCTCCTGGCCCGCTCGCGGCCGGCCGAGCGGGTCCTGCTGGACGCGTATCTAAGGGCGGCGCGGGAACGGGGGCAGGCGGTGGTCGCCCTCGACGGCCGTAACCGGCTGGTGAGCGAGGCCGCGGCGCGGCTGTTGTCACCGGAAGGGCTGGAGGCGCTGGAGCGGGGCGTGGTCGCGCTGCTGCGGGACGTGGACGGCCGGGCGGCGGCGGTCTCGGCGGGGGACCCGGCGCAGGGCGAGTCGGTGGCCGGCACGGGTATGGACACGGCTGCGGGCACTGCTGCGGGCACGGGCACTGCTGCGGGCACGGGCACGGGCACGGCTGCGGACGCGTACCGGGTGCGGCTTCCGGACGGCGTCCGGTGTTCCGCGACGGTCGCCCCGGTCTCGCACCGGGGGGCGGTCATCGGAGCGGTGGCCGTGCTGGAGTCGCTCCGCGCCGACGCCGTCGCACCGGTCGGGCGGGGTGTCGTGGCGCTGGCAGGGCGCTCGGTGCCATGGCTGCATGCGGTCGGTCGCGCCACGGAGCTGGCCCGGTCACCGGAGCCGCTGCTGCTGGTGGGCGAACGCGGTACCGGCAAGACCGCGCTCGCCCACGAACTCGCTCCCGAGCTGCTGGTCGTCGACGCTGCGGAGGGCGAACTCGGTTCCGCGGTAGAGGCGTTGAAGGAGGGGCACGCGCTCCTCATCCGCCATGCGGAGCGTCTCGCACAGCCCGACACCGCGACGCTCAACGCACTGCTCGAAACGGCTCCGGGCACCCCCCTGCTGGCCACGTACACCCCCGGAGCGCCTCCGGGTCCCTGCCTCCAGCGGCTCCTGGACACCCTGGCCGCCCGCTCGGTCAGCCTGCCCGCGCTGCGTGAACGCCCGGAGGACATCAGGGAGTTGCTGGCTGCCCTGGCTCCGAAGCCGGCTCCCGGGCAGCCCCCGCTCACCTGGACACTGGACGCCCTGCGCGCCCTGGAACGGCATCCGTGGCCCGGCAACGTCACCGAACTCGTCCATGTCGTCCGGGCGTTGGCCGAGCAGCGGCGAGTGTCGGGGCCCGTCCGCCGCGCCGAACTGCCGGACCACGTCCGCGAGGGTCCGGCGGCCCGGCGGCTCAGCCCCATGGAGCACGCCGAACGCTCCGCCATCCTGGAGGCCCTGCGCCGCAACGGCGGCAACAAGGCCCGCACGGCGGCGTCCCTGGGCATCGCCCGCGCCACGCTGTACCGGAAACTGCGGGGTTATCGGAGCTGA
- a CDS encoding FAD-dependent oxidoreductase: protein MHTVEPDVVTDVLIVGSGPAGASAALALSTYGVPNIVVTRYASLADTPRAHITNQRTMEVLRDLGVEEEVVAKATPQRLMGDTTFCTSLAGEELGRIRSWGNDPLVQAAHELASPTRMCDMPQHLMEPVLVDAAVARGTHLRFGTVYKSFVQDDDGVTVTVEDRLRGDEYTIRAKYLIGADGGRSQVAEDAGLPMGGQMGVAGSINIVFDMDLSKYTAHRPSTLYWVLAPGATVGGIGAGLVRCVRPWNEWLIVWGYDVTAGAPDLTTEYAESIVRRLVGDDEIPVTVKSSSAWTVNEMYAETYSNGRVFCAGDATHRHPPSNGLGSNTSIQDAYNLAWKLKLVLDGTASPGLLDTYTAERAPIGRQIVTRANKSIGETAPVFEALDGLSPQTPEQLWANIAARKDDTEAAEKQRAKLREAIAFKVYEFNAHGVDLNQRYSAESSSAVVPDGTPDPGFDRDPELYHQPTSRPGAKLPHAWITSGTRTLSTLDTVGRGRFTLLTGIGGAHWLRAAGAQDLEIATAVIGPGQEYEDPYGDWARLREVADGGALLVRPDGYVAFRHATAAASQEDAERLLTGAVRRILGHG, encoded by the coding sequence GTGCACACCGTCGAGCCCGATGTCGTGACCGACGTACTGATCGTGGGCAGTGGCCCCGCGGGCGCCTCCGCCGCACTCGCCCTGAGTACGTACGGCGTCCCCAACATCGTGGTCACCCGCTACGCGAGTCTCGCCGACACGCCCCGGGCGCACATCACCAACCAGCGCACCATGGAGGTGCTGCGCGACCTCGGTGTCGAGGAGGAGGTCGTCGCGAAGGCCACCCCGCAGCGGCTGATGGGCGACACGACCTTCTGCACCAGCCTCGCGGGGGAGGAGCTGGGCCGGATCCGCTCCTGGGGCAACGACCCGCTCGTCCAGGCCGCGCACGAACTGGCCAGCCCCACCCGGATGTGCGACATGCCGCAGCACCTGATGGAGCCCGTGCTCGTCGACGCGGCCGTGGCACGCGGCACCCACCTGCGCTTCGGTACCGTCTACAAGTCCTTCGTCCAGGACGACGACGGCGTCACGGTCACCGTCGAGGACCGGCTGCGCGGCGACGAGTACACCATCCGTGCCAAGTACCTCATCGGCGCCGACGGCGGCCGCTCCCAGGTCGCCGAGGACGCCGGGCTGCCGATGGGCGGTCAGATGGGCGTGGCCGGCAGCATCAACATCGTCTTCGACATGGACCTGTCGAAGTACACCGCGCACCGCCCGTCCACCCTCTACTGGGTGCTGGCCCCCGGCGCCACCGTCGGCGGCATCGGCGCGGGCCTGGTGCGGTGCGTGCGCCCGTGGAACGAGTGGCTGATCGTCTGGGGCTACGACGTCACCGCGGGCGCCCCCGACCTGACCACGGAGTACGCCGAGTCGATCGTCCGCAGACTGGTCGGCGACGACGAGATCCCGGTGACCGTCAAGTCCTCCTCCGCCTGGACCGTCAACGAGATGTACGCCGAGACCTACTCCAACGGGCGGGTCTTCTGCGCCGGCGACGCCACCCACCGCCACCCGCCGTCCAACGGCCTCGGCTCCAACACCTCCATCCAGGACGCCTACAACCTGGCCTGGAAGCTCAAACTCGTCCTCGACGGCACCGCGTCCCCCGGGCTGCTCGACACCTACACCGCCGAACGCGCCCCGATCGGCAGGCAGATCGTCACCCGTGCCAACAAGTCCATCGGCGAGACCGCCCCCGTCTTCGAGGCGCTCGACGGGCTCTCTCCGCAGACCCCCGAACAGCTGTGGGCCAACATCGCCGCCCGCAAGGACGACACCGAGGCCGCCGAGAAGCAGCGGGCGAAGCTCCGGGAGGCGATCGCGTTCAAGGTGTACGAGTTCAACGCGCACGGCGTCGACCTCAATCAGCGGTACTCCGCCGAGAGTTCCTCGGCGGTCGTCCCCGACGGCACGCCGGACCCCGGTTTCGATCGCGACCCCGAGCTGTACCACCAGCCGACGTCCCGACCCGGAGCCAAACTCCCGCACGCCTGGATCACCTCGGGCACCCGTACCCTCTCCACCCTCGACACCGTCGGCCGAGGCCGTTTCACTCTGCTCACCGGCATCGGCGGCGCCCACTGGCTCCGGGCCGCCGGTGCCCAGGACCTGGAGATCGCCACCGCCGTCATCGGCCCCGGCCAGGAGTACGAGGACCCGTACGGCGACTGGGCACGGCTCCGGGAGGTCGCCGACGGGGGAGCGCTCCTCGTACGGCCGGACGGGTACGTCGCCTTCCGCCACGCGACGGCGGCCGCCTCCCAGGAGGACGCCGAGCGGTTGCTGACCGGGGCGGTCCGGCGGATCCTCGGGCACGGCTGA
- a CDS encoding DoxX family protein — MVMALAAITHARRREPGAIAFNAVLLILTALVAWGRFGPYGF, encoded by the coding sequence GTGGTGATGGCGCTGGCCGCGATCACCCACGCCCGCCGCAGGGAACCCGGCGCGATCGCCTTCAACGCCGTCCTGCTGATCCTGACCGCCCTGGTGGCCTGGGGCCGCTTCGGCCCGTACGGCTTCTGA